A genomic region of Pirellulales bacterium contains the following coding sequences:
- a CDS encoding M13 family metallopeptidase, translated as MKTKRIVILCIGLFCGLPLAMHALGGDSPLKSGIDRANFDTSIKPGDDFFQYVNGDWNKRNPIPAEYSRWGSFSQLHDDNLVALREIVEGLAKQPGPLEGNKQKIRDFFATAMDEAKLEKQGAAPLKDELDRIAKIESRDDLVAEIGHLEATGVRSLFSASVGQDEKQSTRYTVYLHQGGLGLPERDYYLGTSDYFKKIRAQYREHATKMFGLLGDSSSAAAAAADTVLSIETKLAEASRTPVQLRDREANYNKSTLADLAKQTPNLNWDLYWKAAEIGKLSDVIVGQPEFFTRVNELLASVPIEQWQAYLRWRLIRATASYLSDPFERESFRFYDETLRGVKQMQPRWKRAIGAIDSRIGEALGQLYVEKYFPPDAKRRMDELVKNIMAAYRERIEKLDWMGPETKKQALAKLSTVMPKIGYPDKWRDYSTLQIGTDSYAANVLRAEAFDWQYHVAKLGKPVDRLEWGMTPPTVNAYYNPSLNEIVFPAGILQPPFFDPTADDAVNYGAIGAVIGHEITHGFDDQGSRSDAEGNLRNWWTADDRARFTAKTDKL; from the coding sequence ATGAAAACCAAGCGAATTGTCATTCTGTGCATTGGCCTTTTCTGCGGCCTGCCGCTCGCCATGCACGCGCTGGGAGGCGACTCGCCGCTGAAGAGCGGCATCGACCGGGCGAATTTCGACACGTCGATCAAGCCCGGCGATGACTTCTTCCAATACGTCAACGGCGATTGGAACAAGCGCAACCCGATCCCGGCCGAATACAGTCGCTGGGGATCGTTCTCTCAACTGCACGACGACAATCTCGTCGCCCTGCGCGAGATCGTCGAAGGTCTGGCAAAACAGCCCGGCCCGCTCGAAGGGAACAAGCAGAAGATTCGCGATTTCTTTGCCACGGCGATGGACGAAGCGAAGCTCGAGAAGCAAGGCGCCGCCCCGCTCAAGGATGAACTCGATCGGATCGCCAAGATCGAAAGCCGCGACGACTTGGTCGCTGAGATCGGCCATCTGGAGGCGACCGGCGTCCGATCGCTCTTCTCCGCGTCGGTTGGGCAGGATGAGAAGCAGAGCACGCGCTACACGGTCTACTTGCACCAAGGAGGTCTGGGGCTGCCGGAACGAGACTACTATCTAGGCACGAGCGATTATTTCAAGAAAATTCGCGCGCAGTATCGCGAGCATGCGACGAAGATGTTTGGGCTGTTGGGCGATTCGTCCTCCGCGGCCGCCGCTGCCGCGGATACCGTGCTTTCGATCGAAACAAAGTTGGCCGAGGCCTCGCGCACGCCCGTGCAGCTTCGCGACCGCGAAGCCAATTACAACAAATCCACGCTCGCCGATCTGGCCAAGCAAACGCCGAACCTGAATTGGGACCTGTACTGGAAGGCTGCGGAGATCGGCAAGCTCTCGGACGTGATCGTCGGCCAGCCGGAGTTCTTCACTCGAGTGAACGAACTGTTGGCCTCCGTGCCGATAGAGCAGTGGCAGGCTTATCTCCGCTGGCGCCTGATCCGCGCCACCGCCTCATACCTCAGCGACCCGTTCGAGCGCGAGAGCTTCCGCTTCTACGACGAAACGCTTCGCGGCGTGAAGCAGATGCAGCCGCGCTGGAAGCGGGCCATCGGCGCTATCGACTCGCGAATCGGCGAAGCGCTCGGGCAGCTTTATGTCGAGAAGTATTTCCCGCCCGACGCCAAGCGCCGGATGGATGAGTTGGTCAAGAACATCATGGCCGCCTATCGCGAGCGGATCGAAAAGCTCGACTGGATGGGACCCGAGACGAAGAAGCAGGCTCTGGCCAAGCTCTCCACCGTCATGCCGAAAATCGGCTACCCCGATAAATGGCGCGACTACTCGACGCTCCAAATCGGCACGGACTCCTACGCCGCGAACGTGCTGCGGGCTGAGGCGTTCGATTGGCAGTATCACGTCGCCAAGCTTGGCAAGCCAGTCGATCGGCTCGAATGGGGCATGACGCCGCCGACGGTCAACGCTTATTACAACCCATCGCTCAACGAGATCGTCTTCCCCGCCGGCATCCTTCAGCCGCCGTTCTTCGATCCGACGGCCGACGACGCGGTGAACTACGGCGCGATCGGGGCGGTGATCGGCCATGAAATCACCCACGGCTTCGACGATCAAGGGAGCCGCTCCGATGCTGAGGGCAATCTGCGAAACTGGTGGACCGCCGACGACCGCGCCCGCTTCACGGCGAAAACCGACAAGCTGG